One genomic region from Quercus robur chromosome 4, dhQueRobu3.1, whole genome shotgun sequence encodes:
- the LOC126723169 gene encoding UPF0481 protein At3g47200-like, protein MAKLTTAADSLRKEVLSFLDTTAKEMRCEELAMDIPLVMEPAQWNECSIYRVPKKLRRVNKEAYTPKLISIGPLHHGENELCAMEMLKLRYLREFCYRTGKDHKDIASVIEANELKIRRCYDEIFDISSEDFVKMVLLDSAFIIEHFLKSTVCRENESNASGEAGSNGKEDRNDCITSTPLLRKHITQDLLLLENQLPFFILDELYAKNFNPEQNKYGSFLMLVSKYLFPNIEEKETIIDEKELEVKHFTDLMRHFHYPTNFENTGPPIETLHNAKKLDEAGVVFKKPEERRRLLDINFKKSKLTEIFPCFTCSWLLHCLPCLDYFPCLVNTQTFLEVPCLEVHDETEGIFRNLMALELCHYPFNTYICNYIVLLDFLINTRDDVELLVEKGIIVNKLGSNKAVATMVNKLGLAIEQNTSCYHELAQQLNDYYDNDCNRNMGSLRTIYFGDIWRGTATFIGVIVLLVTFLNFLRPFVLKNI, encoded by the coding sequence ATGGCCAAGCTTACTACTGCTGCTGATTCACTTAGAAAAGAAGTTCTTTCGTTTCTAGATACAACTGCAAAAGAAATGAGATGCGAAGAGTTGGCCATGGACATTCCACTGGTCATGGAGCCAGCCCAGTGGAATGAATGTAGCATCTACAGAGTCCCTAAGAAACTTCGCAGGGTAAACAAAGAAGCCTACACTCCAAAGTTAATTTCAATAGGCCCTCTGCACCACGGTGAAAATGAACTATGTGCCATGGAAATGCTGAAACTAAGATATCTCAGGGAATTTTGCTATCGTACTGGGAAAGACCACAAGGATATTGCAAGTGTTATTGAAGCAAATGAACTAAAGATCCGTCGTTGTTATGATGAGATTTTTGATATTAGCAGCGAAGATTTCGTGAAAATGGTTCTATTGGATTCTGCATTTATCATTGAGCACTTCTTGAAGTCTACTGTGTGTAGAGAAAATGAAAGCAATGCCAGTGGAGAAGCTGGAAGCAATGGGAAAGAAGATAGAAACGATTGTATAACGAGTACACCATTGCTGAGGAAGCACATAACACAAGACTTGCTATTACTTGAGAATCAActtccattttttattcttgacGAGTTAtatgcaaaaaatttcaatcctgaACAAAACAAATATGGTTCCTTTCTTATGCTTGTAAGTAAGTACCTTTTTCCCAATATCGAGGAGAAAGAAACAATCATTGATGAGAAGGAATTAgaagtaaaacattttactgATTTGATGAGACATTTCCACTATCCAACCAATTTTGAAAATACTGGACCACCTATTGAAACTCTTCATAATGCAAAAAAGCTAGATGAGGCAGGAGTGGTATTCAAAAAGCCTGAAGAGAGAAGACGGTTACTCGACATAAATTTCAAGAAAAGTAAGCTTACGGAAATATTTCCTTGCTTCACTTGCTCATGGCTCTTGCATTGCTTACCGTGCTTGGACTACTTTCCATGCTTGGTGAATACTCAAACTTTCTTAGAAGTCCCATGCTTGGAGGTACATGATGAAACTGAAGGCATTTTCCGAAACCTCATGGCACTGGAGCTGTGTCATTATCCATTTAACACTTACATATGCAATTATATAGTGCTATTGGATTTTCTTATCAACACTAGAGATGATGTGGAGTTGCTTGTTGAGAAAGGGATTATTGTTAATAAGTTAGGCAGCAACAAAGCAGTTGCCACTATGGTTAACAAACTTGGCCTAGCAATAGAGCAAAATACATCCTGTTACCATGAACTCGCTCAACAGCTGAATGACTACTATGACAACGATTGTAACCGTAATATGGGATCCTTGAGAACAATATATTTTGGTGATATTTGGAGAGGCACTGCAACTTTTATTGGGGTCATAGTCCTGCTTGTAACTTTCTTGAATTTCTTAAGGCCTTTTGTCCTCAAGAATATTTAA